The following are from one region of the Sphingomonas sp. J315 genome:
- the groL gene encoding chaperonin GroEL (60 kDa chaperone family; promotes refolding of misfolded polypeptides especially under stressful conditions; forms two stacked rings of heptamers to form a barrel-shaped 14mer; ends can be capped by GroES; misfolded proteins enter the barrel where they are refolded when GroES binds), with protein sequence MAAKDVKFSRDARERILRGVDILADAVKVTLGPKGRNVVIDKSFGAPRITKDGVSVAKEIELKDKFENMGAQMVREVASKTNDVAGDGTTTATVLAQAIVREGMKSVAAGMNPMDLKRGIDLAVTKVVADLQSRSKPVSGSSEIAQVGIISANGDREVGEKIAEAMEKVGKEGVITVEEAKGLEFELDVVEGMQFDRGYLSPYFITNPEKMAVELNDPYILIHEKKLSNLQSMLPILEAVVQSGRPLLIIAEDIEGEALATLVVNKLRGGLKVAAVKAPGFGDRRKAMLEDIAILTKGEVISEDLGIKLESVTLGMLGTAKRVSIDKDNTTIVDGAGEADAIKGRTDAIRQQIEVTTSDYDREKLQERLAKLAGGVAVIKVGGASEVEVKERKDRVDDALHATRAAVEEGIVPGGGTALLYATKALDGLTGVNEDQTRGIDIVRKSLTSLVRQIAANAGHDGAVVSGKLLDQSDTSFGFNAATDVYENLVTAGVIDPTKVVRTALQNAASVAGLLITTEAAVSELPEDKPAMPMGGGGMGGMGGMDF encoded by the coding sequence ATGGCAGCCAAGGACGTAAAATTCAGCCGCGACGCGCGTGAGCGCATCCTGCGCGGCGTCGACATCCTCGCCGACGCGGTGAAGGTCACGCTGGGGCCGAAGGGCCGCAACGTCGTGATCGACAAGAGCTTCGGCGCCCCGCGCATCACCAAGGACGGCGTCAGCGTCGCCAAGGAAATCGAACTCAAGGACAAGTTCGAGAATATGGGCGCGCAGATGGTCCGCGAGGTCGCCTCGAAGACCAACGACGTCGCCGGCGACGGCACCACCACCGCCACCGTGCTCGCCCAGGCGATCGTGCGTGAGGGCATGAAGTCGGTCGCGGCCGGCATGAACCCGATGGACCTGAAGCGCGGCATCGACCTTGCCGTGACCAAGGTTGTCGCGGACCTGCAGTCGCGTTCGAAGCCGGTTTCCGGCTCGAGCGAGATCGCCCAGGTCGGCATCATCTCGGCCAATGGCGACCGTGAAGTCGGCGAGAAGATCGCCGAGGCCATGGAAAAGGTCGGCAAGGAAGGCGTGATCACGGTCGAAGAGGCCAAGGGTCTCGAATTCGAGCTGGACGTCGTCGAAGGCATGCAGTTCGACCGCGGCTACCTCTCGCCCTACTTCATCACCAACCCGGAGAAGATGGCGGTCGAGCTCAACGACCCGTACATCCTGATCCACGAGAAGAAGCTGTCGAACCTCCAGTCGATGCTTCCGATCCTCGAGGCGGTCGTGCAGTCGGGTCGCCCGCTCCTGATCATCGCCGAGGACATCGAGGGTGAGGCGCTCGCCACGCTGGTCGTCAACAAGCTGCGCGGCGGCCTGAAGGTCGCAGCGGTCAAGGCTCCGGGCTTCGGCGATCGTCGCAAGGCGATGCTGGAAGACATCGCGATCCTGACCAAGGGCGAAGTGATCAGCGAAGACCTGGGCATCAAGCTCGAGTCGGTCACGCTGGGCATGCTCGGCACCGCCAAGCGCGTGTCGATCGACAAGGACAACACCACCATCGTCGACGGTGCGGGTGAAGCCGATGCGATCAAGGGCCGCACCGACGCGATCCGTCAGCAGATCGAAGTCACGACTTCGGACTATGACCGCGAGAAGCTCCAGGAGCGTCTGGCGAAGCTGGCCGGCGGCGTCGCCGTCATCAAGGTCGGCGGCGCTTCGGAAGTCGAAGTGAAGGAGCGCAAGGACCGCGTCGACGACGCGCTGCACGCAACCCGCGCAGCCGTCGAAGAAGGCATCGTCCCCGGTGGTGGCACCGCGCTGCTGTACGCGACCAAGGCGCTCGACGGTCTGACCGGCGTCAACGAGGACCAGACCCGCGGCATCGACATCGTCCGCAAGTCGCTGACCTCGCTGGTTCGCCAGATCGCGGCGAATGCCGGCCATGACGGCGCGGTCGTGTCGGGCAAGCTGCTCGACCAGTCGGATACGTCGTTCGGCTTCAACGCCGCGACCGACGTGTATGAGAACCTGGTCACCGCCGGCGTGATCGACCCGACCAAGGTCGTCCGCACCGCGCTGCAGAACGCGGCCTCGGTCGCCGGCCTGCTCATCACCACCGAAGCGGCGGTGAGCGAGCTGCCGGAAGACAAGCCCGCCATGCCCATGGGCGGCGGCGGCATGGGCGGCATGGGCGGCATGGATTTCTGA
- the groES gene encoding co-chaperone GroES, translating to MNFRPLHDRVLVRRVEAEAKTAGGIIIPDTAQEKPQEGEVVAAGSGAKNEKGEVTPLDVKAGDRILFGKWSGTEVKVNGEDLLIMKESDILGIVG from the coding sequence ATGAACTTTCGTCCGCTGCACGACCGCGTGCTCGTCCGCCGCGTCGAGGCAGAAGCCAAGACCGCCGGTGGCATCATCATCCCCGACACCGCCCAGGAAAAGCCGCAGGAAGGCGAAGTCGTCGCCGCCGGTTCGGGTGCGAAGAACGAAAAGGGTGAAGTCACCCCGCTCGACGTCAAGGCCGGCGACCGCATCCTGTTCGGCAAATGGTCGGGCACCGAGGTCAAGGTCAATGGCGAAGACCTGCTGATCATGAAGGAAAGCGACATCCTCGGGATCGTCGGCTGA
- the sppA gene encoding signal peptide peptidase SppA: MKLVRGAWKLLVGIKDALVLLFMLFFFAALFMLLSARPNPGAVKDGALLLAIDGTIVEQPAEADPFGGIGGGEAPREHRMRDLVRALDAAKDDARVKVVVLDLDRFGGGYPAAIEEVGDAIRRVRDAKKPVLAYATAYSDSSYLLAANASEIWVNPLGGTLFSGPGGSRLYYKGLIDKLGVTTHVYKVGKFKSAVEPYILTQQSPEAREANEALYGAIFGQWQEAVKKARPKARIAPLLTAPAEAVAAAQGDFAKMNQQLGMVDKLGDRLAFGKRVAEIAGVDAGKPAGSYKTIKLANWLETNPAPKTGDAIGVITVAGEIVDGKAGPGIAAGDTIANLLLKGLAEKKLKALVVRVDSPGGSVLASERIRQAILQAKAQGLPIVVSMGSLAASGGYWVSTPADVIFAEPNTITGSIGIFGVLPTFENTLAKIGVTSDGVKTTPLTGQPDFYAGTNAEVDRVLQSGIEEGYRRFIGLVAGSRRMTTARVDEIGQGRVWDGGTARQLGLVDRFGNLDAAIAEAAKRAKLDPAKTHAVFLEKKPDWFGQLVAGFLSGGDSDEEDEATPESGGDLYARIAGDRRAVLAQALGDAKRLAGASSMQARCLECGAYGPASSGTARADLRLIDLVIAKLGL, encoded by the coding sequence GTGAAACTGGTACGCGGCGCATGGAAGCTGCTCGTCGGCATCAAGGACGCACTGGTCCTGTTGTTCATGCTGTTCTTCTTCGCGGCGCTGTTCATGCTGTTGTCCGCGCGGCCCAATCCGGGCGCGGTCAAGGACGGCGCGCTGCTGCTGGCGATCGACGGCACGATCGTCGAACAGCCGGCCGAGGCCGACCCGTTCGGCGGGATCGGCGGCGGCGAAGCTCCGCGCGAACATCGCATGCGCGACCTAGTCCGTGCGCTCGACGCGGCCAAGGACGATGCGCGGGTCAAGGTCGTGGTGCTCGACCTCGACCGGTTCGGCGGTGGCTATCCCGCCGCGATCGAGGAAGTGGGCGACGCGATCCGGCGGGTGCGCGATGCGAAGAAGCCGGTGCTGGCCTATGCCACCGCCTACAGCGACTCGAGCTATCTACTCGCCGCGAACGCCAGCGAGATCTGGGTCAATCCGCTGGGCGGCACGCTGTTCAGTGGGCCCGGCGGATCGCGCCTCTATTACAAGGGGCTGATCGACAAGCTGGGCGTCACCACGCACGTCTACAAGGTCGGCAAGTTCAAGTCGGCGGTCGAGCCCTATATCCTGACCCAGCAGTCGCCCGAGGCGCGCGAGGCCAATGAGGCGCTGTACGGCGCTATCTTTGGGCAGTGGCAGGAAGCGGTGAAGAAGGCGCGGCCCAAGGCGCGGATCGCGCCGCTGTTGACCGCGCCGGCCGAAGCGGTTGCGGCGGCGCAGGGCGATTTTGCCAAGATGAACCAGCAATTGGGTATGGTCGACAAGCTGGGTGACCGGCTGGCGTTCGGCAAGCGCGTTGCCGAGATTGCCGGCGTCGATGCAGGCAAGCCCGCAGGCAGCTACAAGACGATCAAGCTCGCCAACTGGCTGGAGACCAATCCCGCACCCAAGACCGGTGACGCGATCGGCGTCATCACCGTCGCCGGCGAGATTGTCGATGGCAAGGCGGGGCCGGGCATCGCGGCGGGCGACACCATCGCCAATTTGCTGTTGAAGGGACTGGCCGAGAAAAAGCTGAAGGCGCTGGTCGTGCGCGTCGATTCGCCGGGTGGGTCTGTGCTGGCCTCCGAACGGATTCGTCAGGCGATCCTTCAGGCCAAGGCACAGGGCCTGCCGATCGTGGTGTCGATGGGCAGCCTGGCGGCGAGTGGCGGTTACTGGGTCTCGACCCCGGCCGATGTCATCTTTGCCGAACCGAACACGATTACGGGTTCGATTGGCATTTTCGGCGTCCTGCCGACGTTCGAGAATACGCTGGCCAAGATCGGGGTGACGTCAGACGGGGTGAAGACCACCCCGCTGACCGGCCAGCCCGACTTCTACGCCGGCACCAACGCCGAGGTTGACCGCGTGCTGCAATCGGGGATCGAGGAGGGGTATCGCCGCTTCATCGGCCTCGTCGCCGGGTCGCGCAGAATGACCACCGCGCGGGTCGATGAGATCGGCCAGGGTCGCGTGTGGGACGGCGGCACCGCGCGCCAGCTTGGGCTGGTCGACCGGTTCGGAAATCTCGACGCGGCGATTGCCGAAGCGGCGAAGCGCGCCAAGCTCGATCCCGCCAAGACCCATGCGGTGTTCCTGGAAAAGAAACCCGACTGGTTCGGCCAGTTAGTCGCCGGCTTCTTGTCGGGCGGCGACAGCGACGAGGAGGACGAGGCGACGCCCGAGAGCGGCGGCGACCTCTATGCCCGGATCGCCGGGGATCGCCGCGCGGTGCTGGCCCAGGCGCTGGGCGACGCAAAAAGGCTGGCGGGCGCGTCGTCGATGCAGGCGCGGTGCCTTGAGTGCGGAGCCTATGGCCCCGCATCGAGCGGTACGGCACGGGCGGACCTGCGGCTGATTGACCTGGTGATCGCAAAGCTGGGCCTGTGA
- a CDS encoding GNAT family N-acetyltransferase, whose translation MIQIQLRAAEPGDAAAIAAIYAPYVLTGTVSFEFDPPDARAMRGRMEASDGLYPWIVATNSEGRGVLGYAYATKFRERAAYRYVVETSVYVAGAVQGQGVGRLLYEALIDTLRAQGFTQAIGVISLPNDNSIKTHEQVGFRRAGQLREIGFKQGRWIDIGIWQCALNDSAMPPVEPKPFSEVGVVRG comes from the coding sequence TTGATACAGATCCAGCTTCGCGCCGCAGAGCCGGGGGACGCCGCGGCGATCGCCGCAATCTATGCGCCCTATGTGTTGACCGGAACGGTGAGCTTCGAGTTCGACCCGCCTGATGCGCGCGCAATGCGCGGGCGGATGGAGGCGTCGGACGGGCTGTATCCGTGGATCGTCGCGACCAACAGCGAGGGGCGCGGGGTGCTGGGCTATGCTTATGCCACCAAATTCCGTGAGCGCGCCGCCTATCGCTATGTTGTCGAGACATCGGTCTATGTCGCGGGTGCGGTGCAGGGGCAGGGCGTGGGTAGACTGCTCTATGAGGCGCTGATCGACACGCTGCGCGCGCAAGGCTTTACCCAGGCGATCGGGGTGATCTCGCTGCCCAACGACAATTCGATCAAGACGCACGAGCAGGTCGGTTTTCGCCGTGCCGGCCAGCTGCGCGAGATCGGTTTCAAGCAGGGCCGCTGGATCGACATTGGCATCTGGCAATGCGCGTTGAACGACAGTGCGATGCCCCCGGTCGAGCCGAAGCCGTTCAGTGAAGTCGGGGTGGTACGGGGCTAA
- a CDS encoding trimeric intracellular cation channel family protein, whose amino-acid sequence MSPTPLPLGTVLPWLDLFGIAVFAATGALAATGRGQTFVTAAFFALVTGVGGGTIRDLLIGAPVWWVHHPFVAALCLGVAALIWITPQRWWQGQGFDWLDAAGLAAYAVFGAAKALSFGIPPVPAMLMGVLTACAGGIIRDVLAGEPSILMRPELYVTAAALASGLHVALTLAGLPLYAAGLLAASAGFALRAAAIRWKLALPAYRGGR is encoded by the coding sequence ATGTCCCCCACCCCCCTCCCGCTCGGCACCGTCCTGCCCTGGCTCGACCTGTTCGGCATCGCGGTGTTCGCCGCGACCGGCGCGCTCGCCGCAACGGGCCGGGGGCAGACCTTCGTCACTGCCGCCTTTTTCGCGCTGGTCACCGGAGTCGGCGGCGGCACGATCCGCGACCTGTTGATTGGGGCACCCGTCTGGTGGGTTCACCACCCCTTCGTCGCCGCCCTGTGCCTTGGCGTCGCCGCGCTGATCTGGATCACCCCGCAGCGCTGGTGGCAGGGACAGGGTTTCGACTGGCTCGATGCCGCTGGGCTCGCCGCTTATGCGGTATTCGGCGCAGCCAAGGCATTGAGCTTCGGCATCCCGCCGGTCCCCGCGATGCTGATGGGGGTGCTCACCGCCTGCGCCGGGGGGATCATCCGCGACGTGCTGGCGGGCGAGCCGTCGATCCTGATGCGCCCCGAACTGTACGTCACCGCCGCTGCGCTCGCCTCGGGGCTCCACGTCGCACTGACGCTCGCGGGGCTGCCGCTCTACGCCGCCGGGTTGCTTGCGGCGAGCGCGGGCTTTGCGCTGCGTGCGGCGGCGATCCGGTGGAAGCTGGCGCTCCCCGCCTATCGCGGCGGTCGCTGA
- a CDS encoding DUF6768 family protein, whose translation MRDHDIDAAIAAEERELLRQIGEEPGYLTQVGSLFGGSLGWTSAVVLVAQTLMFFAGVYAAWQFFAATETLEALRWGFPAMTLIIVATIFKAAMLPVLHIQRVLRTLARLGVGAAR comes from the coding sequence ATGCGTGACCATGACATCGACGCCGCGATTGCGGCCGAAGAACGCGAATTGCTGCGCCAGATCGGCGAGGAGCCGGGCTATCTGACCCAGGTCGGCTCGCTGTTCGGCGGCAGCCTCGGCTGGACCAGCGCGGTGGTGCTCGTCGCCCAAACTCTGATGTTCTTCGCCGGAGTCTATGCCGCCTGGCAATTCTTCGCCGCGACCGAGACGCTGGAGGCGCTGCGCTGGGGTTTCCCCGCGATGACGCTGATCATCGTCGCGACGATCTTCAAGGCGGCGATGCTCCCCGTGCTGCACATCCAGCGCGTGCTGCGCACCCTCGCCCGGCTTGGGGTCGGCGCGGCGCGTTGA
- a CDS encoding RNA polymerase sigma factor codes for MNGEAHRADRATDSWLVVAAQAGDRRALDRLVARWHRRLVAHGWRLTGDRAMAEEAVQAAWIDILRGIRSLRDERAFPAWAYRIVTRKTAGAIGARVAERALATEFADAPAAAAPDPDASVEGSELRREVAALPPGHRAAVALHYFEGLSIAETAVALGIPAGTVKTRLMHARARLKTRLEGEPHA; via the coding sequence ATGAACGGGGAAGCACATCGGGCGGACCGCGCCACCGACAGCTGGCTGGTCGTCGCGGCACAGGCGGGGGATCGGCGCGCGCTCGACCGGCTGGTCGCACGCTGGCACCGTCGGCTGGTCGCGCATGGCTGGCGCCTGACCGGCGACCGCGCGATGGCCGAGGAGGCAGTGCAGGCGGCGTGGATCGACATCTTGCGCGGCATCCGCAGCCTGCGCGACGAACGCGCCTTCCCCGCCTGGGCCTATCGCATCGTAACCCGCAAGACTGCCGGAGCCATCGGCGCGCGGGTCGCCGAGCGCGCCCTCGCGACCGAATTTGCGGATGCACCTGCCGCCGCAGCGCCCGATCCCGACGCCTCAGTCGAGGGCAGCGAACTGCGCCGCGAAGTCGCCGCGCTCCCGCCCGGCCACCGCGCCGCCGTCGCGCTCCATTATTTCGAGGGGCTGAGCATCGCCGAAACCGCGGTCGCGCTCGGCATCCCCGCCGGAACCGTCAAGACCCGCCTGATGCACGCCCGCGCCAGGCTGAAAACCCGATTGGAAGGAGAACCCCATGCGTGA
- a CDS encoding YoaK family protein: MKDYAPRFIALAVALAALAGFVDAIAFTRLGGYFVSFMSGNSTRLGVGIGLADGTALLAAALILAFVAGVMIATIIARRFAERRKVAVLGAVTLTLALAATLWMVLPGPLPLLLVAAAMGMENGVFARDGEVAIGVSYMTGSLVRMAQRLAGALMGDADRWAFVPHLMLWLGFAVGVVLGARTAVSAADAALWIAAIAAGGLTLVAAGLTRGQSQP, translated from the coding sequence ATGAAGGACTATGCCCCCCGCTTCATCGCGCTCGCCGTCGCGCTGGCGGCGCTAGCCGGGTTCGTCGATGCGATCGCGTTCACTCGGCTGGGCGGCTATTTCGTGTCGTTCATGAGCGGCAATTCCACCCGGCTGGGCGTCGGGATCGGGCTGGCGGACGGGACGGCATTGCTGGCGGCGGCGCTGATCCTGGCGTTCGTCGCGGGGGTGATGATCGCGACGATCATTGCGCGGCGCTTTGCCGAGCGGCGCAAGGTCGCGGTGCTGGGCGCGGTGACGCTCACGCTGGCGCTGGCGGCGACGCTGTGGATGGTGCTGCCGGGGCCGCTCCCGCTGCTGCTGGTCGCGGCTGCGATGGGGATGGAGAACGGCGTGTTCGCGCGCGATGGCGAGGTGGCGATCGGCGTGTCGTATATGACCGGATCTCTGGTGCGGATGGCGCAGCGGCTGGCGGGGGCGCTGATGGGCGATGCCGACCGCTGGGCGTTCGTGCCGCATCTGATGCTGTGGCTGGGGTTTGCGGTCGGCGTGGTGCTGGGCGCGCGGACGGCGGTGAGCGCGGCGGACGCGGCGCTGTGGATCGCGGCGATTGCCGCAGGCGGGCTGACATTGGTCGCGGCGGGGCTGACGCGCGGTCAGTCCCAGCCGTGA
- a CDS encoding DUF2314 domain-containing protein — protein MTPPPMQHARPDPIIDIAKGKPEMAAAIRTAREGLPDFFKRYAAPGRGESYFLVKYDLVPGKVDEFIWARVVARGDGVTTAILVNNPRAPGYRRGQSVTIPDAAVIDWSYVRDGKRVEGAFTTRALLSMVSPAEAAALRKSHGWD, from the coding sequence ATGACCCCGCCGCCGATGCAACATGCCCGCCCCGACCCGATTATCGATATCGCCAAGGGCAAACCCGAAATGGCGGCCGCGATCCGAACCGCCCGCGAAGGTCTTCCCGATTTCTTCAAGCGCTATGCGGCACCAGGCCGGGGCGAGAGCTATTTCCTGGTCAAATACGACCTTGTGCCCGGAAAGGTCGACGAGTTCATCTGGGCGCGGGTCGTCGCGCGCGGCGATGGCGTCACCACCGCAATCCTCGTCAACAACCCGCGTGCGCCGGGGTATCGCCGGGGTCAGAGCGTGACGATCCCCGATGCGGCCGTGATCGACTGGAGCTATGTGCGCGACGGCAAGCGGGTCGAAGGCGCCTTCACCACCCGCGCGCTGCTGTCGATGGTCAGCCCGGCCGAAGCGGCCGCGCTGCGCAAATCTCACGGCTGGGACTGA
- the mgrA gene encoding L-glyceraldehyde 3-phosphate reductase, producing MSYVPAAERYAGAMPYRRCGRSGIVLPAVSLGLWQNFGGVDVYETGRAMLRRAFDRGVTHFDLANNYGPPYGSAEETFGRVLASDLKPHRDELIVSTKAGWDMWPGPYGDGGSRKYLIASLDQSLRRMGLDYVDIFYSHRMDPDTPIAETIGALVQIHRQGKALYVGISSYTPEATRRAAEILRAEGVPLLIHQPDYSMLSRWIEDGLLDALEEAGAGCIAFSPLAQGLLGGRYLNGVPEDARAAKDFSLRRERLTDALVARLRGLNDIATARGQSLAQMAIAWVLRDSRVTSALIGARTVEQLDNSLDAVKTLDFSAEELAAIDRFAAKPGERL from the coding sequence ATGAGCTATGTCCCCGCCGCCGAGCGCTATGCCGGCGCCATGCCCTATCGCCGGTGCGGGCGCAGCGGGATCGTGCTGCCTGCGGTGTCGCTGGGGCTGTGGCAGAATTTCGGTGGGGTCGATGTGTACGAGACCGGGCGCGCGATGCTGCGGCGCGCGTTCGACCGCGGGGTCACGCATTTCGACCTCGCGAACAATTACGGCCCGCCCTACGGATCGGCGGAGGAGACGTTCGGGCGGGTGCTGGCGAGCGACCTCAAGCCCCATCGCGACGAGCTGATCGTCTCGACCAAGGCGGGGTGGGACATGTGGCCCGGTCCCTATGGCGATGGCGGCAGCCGCAAGTATCTGATCGCCAGCCTCGACCAGTCGCTGCGCCGCATGGGGCTCGACTATGTCGACATCTTCTACTCGCACCGCATGGACCCCGACACGCCGATCGCGGAGACGATCGGCGCGCTGGTGCAGATCCACCGCCAGGGCAAGGCGCTCTATGTCGGAATCTCCAGCTACACGCCCGAGGCGACGCGGCGCGCGGCGGAGATCCTGCGTGCCGAGGGCGTGCCGCTGCTGATCCACCAGCCCGATTATTCGATGCTGAGCCGCTGGATCGAAGATGGGTTGCTCGATGCGCTGGAAGAGGCAGGGGCGGGGTGCATCGCCTTTTCGCCGCTGGCGCAGGGCCTTCTCGGCGGACGCTACCTCAACGGCGTGCCCGAGGACGCGCGCGCAGCGAAGGATTTTTCGCTGCGGCGTGAGCGGCTGACCGATGCGCTGGTGGCGCGGTTGCGCGGGCTCAACGACATCGCCACAGCGCGCGGGCAGAGCCTGGCGCAAATGGCGATCGCCTGGGTGCTGCGAGATTCTCGCGTCACCTCCGCGCTGATCGGAGCGCGGACTGTGGAGCAGCTCGACAATTCGCTGGATGCGGTGAAGACGCTGGACTTCAGCGCCGAGGAACTGGCGGCGATCGACCGGTTCGCGGCGAAACCGGGGGAGCGGCTTTGA
- a CDS encoding MarR family winged helix-turn-helix transcriptional regulator codes for MRRKKLVVRTPLPDDRRAHHLALTDAGAALVPELASLADANESEWFGELTPDDRAALDRILRQLAEQHGLRAAPLD; via the coding sequence TTGAGGCGAAAAAAGCTTGTCGTTCGCACCCCCCTTCCCGACGACCGCCGCGCCCATCACCTCGCGCTGACCGACGCGGGAGCCGCGCTCGTTCCCGAACTCGCCAGCCTCGCCGACGCCAACGAATCCGAATGGTTCGGCGAACTCACCCCCGACGATCGCGCCGCACTCGACCGCATCCTGCGCCAGCTCGCCGAACAGCACGGCCTGCGCGCCGCCCCGCTCGACTGA
- a CDS encoding serine hydrolase — MNRYALGLAAIVLATTPARALAQDPARMDAVVRDDAEKGEFMGAVLVARDGEVLFDKGYGSANLEWKIPNDGDTKFRLGSVTKQFTGVAILLLQERGKLTLDAPVKTYLPDAPAAWDKVTVRHLLNHTSGIPNFTSFPDYGGTKTLPATHASLVARFRDKPLEFQPGEKWSYSNSGYVLLSAIIEKLSGQSYAEFVAANLFKPLGMADTGYDSHAAILPRRASGYTPSKDGPINADYISMTIPQGAGALYSTTRDLLKWQRGVYGGKLLSPASLAAFRTPQKDGYALGIVVHKADGVTTLQHGGGIEGFNTFLAYDPDRKLTVVVLGNLNGPSPDKLAKSLMTLARGGAVVLPGERKATTVAPDQLAQYEGVYELAPTFAITMRVKDGKLMTQATGQQEFELFPESKDRFFLKVVDAQVEFTRDTSGKVTGMILHQGGRSTPAPRK, encoded by the coding sequence ATGAATCGCTACGCACTCGGCCTTGCCGCCATCGTCCTTGCAACCACGCCCGCACGCGCGCTCGCGCAGGACCCTGCCCGGATGGATGCAGTGGTCCGTGACGATGCCGAAAAGGGTGAGTTCATGGGCGCGGTGCTGGTCGCACGCGATGGCGAGGTGCTGTTCGACAAGGGCTATGGTTCGGCCAACCTTGAATGGAAGATCCCCAATGACGGCGACACCAAGTTCCGCCTGGGCTCTGTCACCAAGCAGTTCACCGGGGTCGCGATACTGCTGCTTCAGGAACGCGGCAAGCTGACGCTCGACGCGCCGGTCAAGACCTACCTCCCCGACGCCCCTGCCGCCTGGGACAAGGTGACGGTCCGCCATTTGCTCAATCACACATCGGGCATCCCCAATTTCACCAGCTTCCCTGACTATGGCGGGACCAAGACGCTGCCCGCGACACATGCCAGCCTGGTCGCCCGCTTCCGCGACAAGCCGCTGGAGTTCCAGCCGGGCGAAAAGTGGAGCTACTCCAACTCCGGCTATGTCCTGCTGAGCGCGATCATCGAGAAACTGAGCGGCCAAAGCTATGCCGAGTTCGTCGCGGCGAACCTGTTCAAACCGCTCGGCATGGCAGACACCGGCTATGACAGCCACGCTGCGATCCTCCCGCGCCGCGCATCGGGCTATACCCCGTCAAAGGACGGGCCGATCAACGCCGATTACATCAGCATGACCATCCCGCAGGGCGCGGGCGCGCTCTATTCCACCACCCGCGACCTGCTGAAATGGCAGCGCGGCGTTTATGGTGGCAAGCTGCTCAGCCCAGCGTCGCTCGCCGCGTTCCGCACGCCGCAAAAGGACGGCTACGCACTCGGCATCGTCGTTCACAAGGCGGACGGCGTCACGACGCTGCAGCATGGTGGCGGGATCGAAGGCTTCAACACATTTCTCGCCTACGATCCCGATCGCAAGCTGACCGTCGTCGTGCTGGGCAATCTCAACGGACCGTCGCCGGACAAGCTAGCCAAGTCGCTGATGACCCTCGCCCGCGGCGGCGCGGTGGTGCTGCCGGGCGAGCGCAAAGCCACGACCGTCGCCCCCGACCAGCTTGCACAATATGAGGGCGTGTACGAGCTGGCCCCGACCTTTGCGATCACCATGCGGGTCAAGGACGGCAAGCTGATGACCCAAGCGACCGGGCAGCAGGAATTCGAGCTGTTCCCCGAGAGCAAGGACCGCTTTTTCCTCAAGGTCGTCGATGCGCAGGTCGAGTTCACGCGCGACACCAGCGGCAAGGTCACCGGGATGATCCTCCATCAGGGCGGGCGTTCGACGCCCGCTCCGCGGAAGTGA